GCCAACGAAGAACTTTGAACCATGGCCACTATCCACGTAGACGGCAAAGCGCTCGAAGTCGATGGGGCGGACAACCTGTTACAGGCATGTCTGTCACTCGGCCTCGACATCCCGTATTTCTGCTGGCACCCCGCGCTTGGTAGCGTCGGTGCCTGTCGCCAGTGTGCGGTCAAGCAATACACCGACGAGAACGACACCCGTGGTCGTATCGTCATGTCGTGCATGACCCCAGCCACCGACAACACCTGGATCTCCATCGACGATGAAGAATCCAAGGCTTTCCGCGCCAGCGTGGTCGAATGGCTGATGACCAACCACCCCCACGACTGCCCGGTCTGTGAGGAAGGCGGTCACTGCCACCTGCAAGACATGACGGTGATGACCGGCCACAACGAGCGCCGTTATCGCTTCACCAAGCGTACCCACCAGAACCAGGACCTCGGCCCGTTCATTTCCCACGAAATGAACCGCTGCATCGCCTGCTACCGCTGCGTGCGCTTCTATAAAGACTATGCCGGCGGCACTGACCTGGGCGTGTTCGGCGCCCACGACAACGTGTACTTCGGTCGCGTTGAAGACGGCGTGCTCGAAAGCGAGTTCTCCGGCAACCTCACCGAGGTCTGCCCCACCGGTGTGTTCACCGACAAGACTCACTCCGAGCGCTACAACCGCAAATGGGACATGCAATTCGCGCCAAGCATCTGCCATGGCTGCTCCAGCGGTTGCAACATCTCCCCGGGCGAGCGCTACGGCGAACTGCGTCGTATCGAAAACCGCTTCAACGGTTCGGTCAACCAGTACTTCCTGTGCGACCGTGGCCGTTTCGGCTATGGCTACGTCAACCGCGAAGACCGTCCACGCCAGCCGCTGCTGGCCGACGGCGCCAAGCTGAGCGTGGACGCGGCGCTGGACAAGGCCGCCGACCTGCTGCGTGGCCGTAACATCGTCGGGATCGGTTCGCCCCGCGCCAGCCTCGAAAGCAATTTCGCGTTGCGCGAGCTGGTGGGTGCCGAGCACTTCTACAGCGGTATCGAAGCCGGCGAGCTGGAGCGCATCCGCTTGGTTCTGCAAGTGCTGAATGACAGCCCCCTGCCCGTGCCGAACATGCGCGACATCGAAGACCACGATGCGATCTTCGTGCTCGGTGAAGACCTGACCCAGACCGCCGCGCGTATAGCGCTGTCGCTGCGCCAGTCGGTCAAAGGCAAGGCCGAAGACATGGCCGACGCCATGCGCGTACAGCCTTGGCTCGACGCTGCAGTGAAGAACATCGGCCAGCACGCGCTGAACCCGCTGTTTATCGCGTCCCTGGCTGAAACCAAGCTCGACGACATCGCCGAAGAATGCGTCCACGCCGCACCGGACGACCTCGCCCGCCTCGGTTTCGCCGTGGCCCACGCCCTCGACGCCAGCGCACCGGCCGTCGAAGGCCTGGACGTTGAAGCCGTGGAACTGGCCCAACGCATCGCCGACGCCCTGCTGGCCGCCAAGCGCCCATTGATCATCGCCGGTACCTCGTTGGGTTCCAAGGCGCTGATCGAAGCCGCCGCCAACATCGCCAAGGCCCTGAAGCTGCGTGACAAGAACGGCTCCATCAGCCTGGTTGTACCGGAAGCCAACAGCCTTGGCCTGGCCATGCTCGGTGGCGAATCCGTGGACGCGGCCCTGCAAGCGGTGATCGACGGCAATGCCGACGCCATCGTGGTGCTGGAAAACGACCTGTACACCCGTACCGCTGCGGCCAAGGTTGACGCTGCGCTCAACGCCGCCAAGGTGCTGATCGTCACGGACCACCAGAAGACCGCCACCAGCGAACGCGCCCACCTGGTATTGCCGGCTGCCACCTTCGCCGAAGGCGACGGCACCCTGGTCAGCCAGGAAGGCCGCGCCCAGCGTTTCTTCCAGGTGTTCGATCCGAAGTACATGGACGCCAGCATCCTGGTGCACGAAGGCTGGCGCTGGCTGCATGCCCTGCGCGCGACCTTGCTGAACCAGCCGATCGACTGGACCCAGCTCGACCACGTGACTGCCGCCACCGCCGCCAGCGCGCCGCAGCTGGCGCGTATCGTCGACGCCGCGCCGTCCGCCGCGTTCCGCATCAAGGGCTTGAAACTGGCCCGTGAACCGCTGCGTTACTCCGGGCGCACCGCCATGCGCGCCAACATCAGCGTGCACGAACCGCGTACCCCGCAAGATAACGACACCGCGTTCGCCTTCTCCATGGAAGGTTACTCGGGTTCGGTCGAGCCGCGTCAGCAGGTGCCGTTCGCCTGGTCGCCGGGCTGGAACTCGCCGCAGGCCTGGAACAAGTTCCAGGACGAAGTCGGTGGTCACATCCGCGCCGGCGACCCGGGCACCCGCCTGATCGAAAGCACCGGAGATTCGCTGAACTGGTTCGCTGCGGTACCGCGTCCGTTCAACCCGGCCCAGGGTACCTGGCAGGTCGTGCCGTTCTTCCACCTGTTCGGCAGCGAAGAGACTTCTTCCAAGGCCGCGCCGGTTCAGGAACGCATTCCCGCGCCTTACGTGGCCCTGGCCAAGTCCGAAGCCGACCGCCTCGGCGTCAACGACGGTGCGCTGCTCAGCCTGAACGTGGCCGGCCAGACCCTGCGCCTGCCGCTGCGCATCAACGAAGCGTTGGGCGCCGGCCTGGTGGCATTGCCAAAAGGCATCGCCGGTATTCCTGCGGCAATCTTTGGCAAAACCGTTGACGGTCTGCAGGAGGCAGCGCAATGACCTGGTTCACCCCTGAAGTGATCGACGTGATCATCTCGGTCGTCAAGGCCATCGTGATCCTGTTGGCCGTGGTCGTTGCGGGCGCCCTGCTCAGCTTCGTCGAACGTCGCCTGCTGGGCTGGTGGCAGGACCGTTACGGTCCGAACCGCGTTGGCCCGTTCGGTATGTTCCAGATCGCCGCCGACATGCTGAAGATGTTCTTCAAGGAAGACTGGACGCCGCCGTTCGCCGACAAGGTGATCTTCACCCTGGCGCCGGTCGTGGCCATGAGCGCCTTGCTGATCGCCTTTGCGATCATCCCGATCACCCCGACCTGGGGCGTGGCGGACCTGAACATCGGCCTGCTGTTCTTCTTCGCCATGGCCGGTCTGTCGGTGTATGCGGTGCTGTTCGCCGGCTGGTCGAGCAACAACAAGTTCGCCCTGCTGGGCAGCTTGCGTGCTTCGGCGCAAACCGTATCCTATGAAGTGTTCATGGGGTTGGCGCTGATGGGCATCGTGGTGCAGGTTGGCTCGTTCAACATGCGCGATATCGTCGAGTACCAGGCACAGAACCTGTGGTTCATCATTCCGCAGTTCTTTGGCTTCTGCACCTTCTTCATCGCTGGCGTGGCCGTGACTCACCGTCACCCGTTCGACCAGCCGGAAGCGGAACAGGAACTGGCCGACGGTTACCACATTGAATATGCCGGCATGAAGTGGGGCATGTTCTTTGTCGGTGAGTACATCGGCATCATCTTGATCTCGGCCCTGCTGGTCACGCTGTTCTTCGGCGGCTGGCACGGTCCGTTCGGCATCCTGCCGCAATTGGCCTTCTTCTGGTTCTTCTTGAAGACCGCGTTCTTCATCATGCTGTTCATCCTGCTGCGCGCCTCGATTCCGCGCCCGCGCTATGACCAGGTGATGGATTTCAGCTGGAGATTCTGCCTGCCGCTGACCCTGATCAATTTGCTGGTGACGGCTGCCGTCGTGTTGATGAACACGCCGGCTGCCGCGGTTCAGTGAGGATTTGACCCATGTTCAAATATATTGGCGACATCGTTAAGGGTACCGGTACCCAGTTGCGAAGCCTGGTGATGGTGTTCGGTCACGGCTTTCGCAAACGCGACACCCTGCAATACCCGGAAGAAGCGGTGTACCTGCCGCCGCGCTATCGCGGCCGCATCGTACTGACCCGCGACCCCGATGGCGAAGAGCGTTGCGTAGCCTGCAACTTGTGCGCTGTGGCGTGCCCGGTGGGTTGCATCTCCCTGCAGAAAGCTGAAACCGAAGACGGTCGCTGGTACCCGGACTTCTTCCGCATCAACTTCTCGCGCTGCATTTTCTGCGGCCTCTGCGAGGAAGCTTGCCCGACCACCGCGATCCAGCTCACGCCGGATTTCGAGATGGCCGAGTTCAAACGTCAGGACCTGGTGTACGAGAAAGAAGATCTGCTGATCTCTGGTCCCGGTAAAAACCCTGATTACAACTTCTATCGTGTTGCAGGTATGGCCGTTGCCGGTAAGCCCAAGGGCGCCGCACAAAACGAAGCCGAGCCGATCAACGTGAAGAGCTTGCTGCCTTAAGGAAGAAAGATGGAATTCGCTTTCTATTTCGCATCGGGTATTGCAGTGGTGTCCACGCTTCGCGTGATCACCAACACCAACCCCGTGCACGCCCTGCTCTACCTGATCATTTCGCTGATCGCCGTGGCCATGACCTTCTTTGCCCTCGGCGCGCCGTTCGCCGGTGTGCTGGAAGTGATCGCCTACGCCGGCGCCATCATGGTGCTGTTCGTGTTTGTGGTGATGATGCTCAACCTGGGGCCGGCGTCGGTCGCCCAGGAACGCGTCTGGCTCAAGCCCGGCATCTGGCTCGGCCCGGTTGTCCTCGCAGCCCTGCTGCTGGGTGAACTGCTGTATGTGCTGTTCGCTCACCAGAGCGGCCAGGCCATCGGCCACACCACCGTGGACGCGAAAGCCGTGGGCGTCAGCCTGTTCGGTCCGTACCTGCTGGTGGTCGAACTGGCTTCGATGCTGCTGCTCGCCGCAGCCATCACTGCCTTCCACTTGGGCCGCAACGAAGCCAAGGAGCAATGACGATGCCTGCTATCCCTTTGGAGCATGGTCTGGCGGTCGCCGGCATCCTGTTCTGCCTTGGCCTGGTCGGCCTGATGGTGCGCCGTAACATTCTGTTCGTGTTGATGAGCCTGGAAATCATGATGAACGCTGCGGCACTCGCGTTCATCGTGGCAGGCGCACGTTGGGGCCAGCCGGATGGACAAGTCATGTTCATCCTGGTGATCAGCCTGGCAGCCGCCGAAGCCAGTATTGGCCTGGCGATCCTGCTGCAGCTGTATCGTCGCTTCCACACGCTTGATATCGACGCTGCCAGTGAGATGCGCGGATGAACATGATCTTTCTGACTTTCGTATTTCCCCTGCTCGGTTTCCTGCTGCTGTCGTTCTCTCGCGGACGCTGGTCGGAGAACCTCTCGGCCCTGATCGGCGTAGGTTCCATTGGTCTCTCGGCCATCGTGGCCGCCTACGTCATCTGGCAATTCAACGTGGCGCCACCCGAAGGCGGTCACTACACCCTGGTGCTGTGGCAGTGGATGTCGGTGGAGGGCTTCAAGCCCAACTTCGCCCTCTATGTCGACGGCCTGTCGATCACCATGCTCGGCGTGGTGGTGGGTGTGGGCTTTTTGATCCACCTGTTCGCGTCCTGGTACATGCGTGGTGAAGCGGGCTACTCGCGCTTCTTCTCGTACACCAACCTGTTTATCGCCAGCATGCTGTTCCTGGTGCTCGGCGATAACCTGTTGTTCCTCTACTTCGGCTGGGAAGGCGTGGGCCTGTGCTCGTACCTGTTGATCGGTTTCTACTACAGCAACCGCAACAACGGTAACGCAGCACTCAAGGCGTTTATCGTCACGCGCATCGGCGACGTGTTCATGGCCATCGGCCTGTTCATCCTGTTCCAACAGGTGGGCACGCTGAATATCCAGGAACTGCTGGTGCTGGCGCCGCAGAAATTCCAGGTCGGCGACTTCTGGATCACCCTGGCGACCCTGATGCTGCTGGGCGGCGCCGTGGGTAAATCCGCGCAACTGCCGCTGCAGACCTGGTTGGCGGACGCAATGGCCGGCCCTACGCCGGTGTCGGCACTGATCCACGCCGCGACCATGGTGACCGCCGGTGTCTACCTGATCGCGCGTACCCACGGCCTGTTTACCCTGGCGCCGGACATCCTGCACCTCGTTGGCATCGTCGGCGGCGTGACCCTGGTACTGGCCGGCTTCGCAGCCCTGGTACAGACCGACATCAAGCGTATCCTCGCCTACTCGACCATGAGCCAGATCGGCTACATGTTCCTGGCCCTGGGTGTCGGCGCCTGGGACGCGGCGATTTTCCACCTGATGACCCACGCCTTCTTCAAGGCCCTGCTGTTCCTTGCTTCCGGTGCGGTGATCGTCGCCTGCCACCACGAGCAGAACATCTTCAAGATGGGCGGCCTGTGGAAAAAACTGCCACTGGCCTACGCCAGCTTCATCGTCGGTGGTGCCGCTCTGGCCGCCCTGCCGTTGGTGACCGCCGGCTTCTACTCCAAGGACGAAATCCTCTGGGAAGCGTTCGCCAGCGGTAACCATAACCTGCTGTATGCGGGCCTGGTGGGTGCGTTCATGACCTCGCTGTACACCTTCCGCCTGATCTTCATCACCTTCCACGGTGAAGCCAAGACCGAAGCCCATGCAGGCCATGGCATCTCCCACTGGCTGCCGCTGTCGGTGCTGATCGTGCTGTCGACCTTCATCGGCGCACTGATCACCCCGCCACTGGCCGGTGTGCTGCCTGAAAGCGTCGGCCATGCCGGCGGCGCCGACAAGCACAGCCTGGAAATCGCCTCGGGCGCCATCGCCATTGCCGGTATCCTGCTGGCGGCCCTGCTGTTCCTCGGCAAGCGTCGCTTCGTCACGGCGGTCGCCAACAGTGGCATCGGGCGCTTCCTGTCGGCCTGGTGGTTCGCCGCCTGGGGCTTCGATTGGCTCTACGACAAACTGTTCGTCAAGCCTTACCTCGCCATCAGCCATGTACTGCGTAAAGATCCGCTCGACCAGACCATTGGTTTGATCCCGCGTGCCGCCAAGGCCGGTCACACCGCCCTGAGCCGCAGCGAGACCGGCCAATTGCGTTGGTATGCAGCGTCCATGGCGGCGGGTGCCGTTCTGGTGATCGGCGCCATCGTCGTGGTAGCGGTCTGACTATGTTTAAGTGCACTGCGTACTTTGCGAACTTGCGAAAGGAAACGAGCCCGTCATGATTCTGCCCTGGCTAATCCTGATCCCCTTTATCGGCGGCCTGCTCTGCTGGATGGGTGAACGCTTCGGCGCCACCCTCCCCCGCTGGATTGCGTTGCTGACCATGTCCCTGGAACTCGCGCTCGGCCTCTGGCTGTGGGCCCATGGTGACTATTCATTCGCTCCGGCACCGGGCGTCGATCCAACCTTCGCGCTTGAATTCAAGCACGTATGGATCCAGCGCTTCGGCATCAACGTGCACTTGGCCCTCGACGGCCTGTCGCTGTTGATGATCCTGCTGACCGGCCTGCTGGGTATCCTCTCGGTACTCTGCTCCTGGAAAGAGATCCAGCGTCACGTGGGCTTCTTCCACCTGAACCTGATGTGGATCCTGGGCGGCGTTGTCGGCGTGTTCCTGGCGCTGGACCTGTTCATGTTCTTCTTCTTCTGGGAAATGATGCTGGTGCCGATGTACTTCCTCATCGCGCTCTGGGGTCACAGTTCTTCGGATGGCAAGAAAACCCGGATCTACGCGGCGACCAAGTTCTTCATCTTCACCCAGGCTTCCGGCCTGATCATGTTGGTGGCGATCCTGGGCCTGGTCCTGGTCAACTTCAACAATACCGGCGTAATTACTTTCAACTACGCCGACCTGTTGAAGACCAAGATGTCCCTGACCACCGAATACGTGCTGATGCTGGGCTTCTTCATCGCGTTTGCGGTGAAGCTGCCGGTGGTGCCGTTCCACTCCTGGTTGCCTGACGCTCACGCCCAGGCGCCGACTGCCGGCTCCGTGGACCTGGCCGGTATCCTGTTGAAGACGGCGGCCTATGGCCTGCTGCGTTTCGCCCTGCCGCTGTTCCCGAATGCCTCGGCCGAGTTCGCGCCGATCGCCATGACCCTGGGTCTGATCGGGATCTTCTACGGCGCGTTCCTGGCCTTCGCACAAACCGACATCAAGCGCCTGATTGCCTTCTCGTCCGTTTCCCACATGGGTTTTGTACTGATCGGCATCTACTCCGGCAGCCAACTGGCGCTGCAGGGCGCGGTGATCCAGATGTTGGCCCACGGTGTGTCGGCCGCTGCGCTGTTTATCCTCAGTGGCCAGTTGTACGAGCGCCTGCATACCCGTGACATGCGTGAAATGGGTGGCGTGTGGTCGCGCATCGCGTACCTGCCGGCGATCAGCCTGTTCTTCGCCGCTGCGTCCCTGGGCCTGCCGGGTACCGGCAACTTCATCGGCGAGTTCCTGATCCTGATGGGGGCCTTCGTGCAGACGCCGTGGATCAGTGCCATTGCCACCTCCGGCCTGGTGTTCGGTTCGGTGTACTCGCTGATCATGATCCACCGCGCCTACTTCGGCCCGGCCAAGTCCGACACCGTCCTGCAAGGGATGGATGCGCGCGAACTGATCATGGTGCTCGGCCTTGCTGTATTGCTGATCTACATCGGCGTTTACCCGCAGCCGTTCCTGGACACTTCTGCCGCCACGATGCATGGCGTGCAGCAGTGGTTCGGCACCGCCTTCTCTCAACTCGCTTCGGCCCGGTAAGAGCGCTATGGAATTCACGATCCAACACTTTATCGCGCTTGCGCCGCTGCTGATCACCAGCCTCACCATTGTGGTGGTGATGCTGGCGATCGCCTGGCGCCGCAATCATTCGCAAACGTTCCTGCTGTCCTGCGCCGGTTTGAACCTGGCCCTGCTGTCGATCATCCCGGCCCTCAAGGTCGCGCCACTGGCGGTGACCCCGCTGATGATGGTCGATGACTTCGCGCTGCTGTACATCGCGCTGATCCTGGTCGCGACCCTGGCCTGCGTCACCCTCGCCCACGCTTACCTTGGCGAAGGCGGCACCGGCTACCCGGGCAACAAGGAAGAGCTGTACCTGCTGATCCTGCTGGCTGCGGCCGGTGGCATCGTGCTGGTCAGCGCACAGCATCTGGCCGGCTTGTTCATCGGCCTGGAATTGCTGTCGATCCCGACCTACGGCCTGGTGGCATATGCCTTCTTCAGCAAGCGCTCCCTGGAGGCCGGCATCAAGTACATGGTGCTGTCGGCAGCCGGTTCCGCGTTCCTGTTGTTCGGTATGGCCCTGCTCTACGCCGAAGCCGGCAGCCTGAGCTTCACCGGTATCGGCCACGCCCTGGCCGCCACCAACAGCCCGGCGCCGATTGCCCAACTGGGCCTGGCGATGATGCTGATCGGCCTGGCGTTCAAGCTGTCGCTGGTGCCGTTCCACCTGTGGACCCCGGACGTGTACGAAGGCGCCCCGGCGCCGGTAGCCGCGTTCCTGGCCACGGCGTCCAAGGTTGCCGTGTTTGCGGTGATGGTGCGTCTGTTCCAGATCTCCCCTGCCGCCAACACTGGCGTATTGAGCAACGTACTGACCGTGATCGCCATTGCATCGATCCTGTTCGGTAACCTGCTGGCGCTGACCCAGAACAATCTCAAGCGTCTGCTGGGCTACTCCTCCATCGCCCACTTCGGCTACCTGCTGATCGCCCTGGTGGCGAGCAAAGGCCTGGCCGTGGAAGCCATCGGCGTGTACCTGGTCACCTACGTGATCACCAGCCTCGGCGCATTCGGCGTGATAACGCTGATGTCCTCGCCCTACAAAGGCCGTGACGCCGACGCCCTGTACGAATACCGCGGCCTGTTCTGGCGCCGTCCGTACCTGACCGCCGTACTCACCGTGATGATGCTGTCCCTGGCCGGTATTCCGCTGACTGCGGGCTTTATCGGCAAGTTCTACATCGTCGCTACCGGTGTCGAAGCCCACGAATGGTGGCTGGTTGCCTCGTTGGTACTGGGCAGCGCCATCGGCGTGTTCTATTACCTGCGCGTGATGGTCACCCTGTACCTGATCGAGCCGAACCTGCGCCGTGTGGATGCCGAGCTGCATTGGGAACAGAAGGCAGGTGGCGTGATGCTGCTCGCCATCGCCCTGCTCGCGTTCTTCCTGGGTGTATACCCGCAACCGTTGCTCACGCTGGTGCAGCATGCGGTGCTGGGGGTTTGATCGCTTAGGTTGATGCAGTAAAAAGAACGGCGCCTCTGGGCGCCGTTTTTGCGCCTCAGAGGGAAACAATAGAGATGCAGTGCAACCACTATCGTCTTCGCGGGCAAGCCCACTCCCACAGGGGTATGCATTCCAAATGTGGGAGCGGGCTTGCCCGCGAAGGCGCCTGAACGGGCACTACGGAAGCGCCTTACCTAATACACAACTCCGTCTGACATACGGTCCCAACTTCCTTTCTTAGAGTGACCCGCTCATACGCAATCTACGTAGGAGCAACTATGACCCGCCCTATCGCTTCAGAGTTAATCGAAGGCTTCGATGCCCTGGCCGACGAACGCCAGGGAAAAATCACCCTGCGCACCCACAAAGTGCACCTCAACAAGCTGGCGCCGCTTACCGCAGACGAGGTGATCGCAGTACGTCAGCAACTCAACCTCTCCCGGTCGGTATTCGCCATGTACCTGCGTACCAACACCCGGACCCTGGAGAACTGGGAACAAGGCCGGGCCAAACCAAATGCACAGGCAGTCACGCTGATACGGCTGGTGGCGCGTTTTCCCGAGACCGTGGCGCAACTGGCCGCACTGGGCTGACCTGCAAGCAAAAAAAAACGCCCCGACAGTTCGGGGCGTTTTTTACGGTGCAACAGTGTCAGAACGCGATACCGACCTTGAATCCATACTCGTCACGCTTGAGCTTGGTGTTGTCGGCTACATAGGAGTCGTCATCGAGCTTGTACTCGGTACGGGTGTAGTACAGGCCCGCCATCACCGGCAGGTTGCCCTTCTGGTTCATCAACAGGCTGACTTCGGCGTAAGGGTTGGTGCGGTCCTTGAGGTCCACGCTGTCGCTGCCGACGCCGTCCACTTTGAGTTTGGCGCGGCCATCGATGGTATGACGGGCGCCGGCTTCAACGCGCAGGGTCATGTCATCGAACTGGTGGTTGTAGCCCAGGGCGGCCTTGGCGAACGGCGACTTGTTGGTGAGCTTCAGGTCGTAGCCATTGGTGTCCGGCTCGTAGCGGGTCCAGGTGTAGCCACCGCCGACAATCACGTCGACGAAGTTGCGCGCATCCAGCGCGGCACGCCAGCCGAGGTCGAGGTCGGCCTGGCCTTCCTTGAGCTTGTTATCGCTTTTCTCACCGTACTTGGCTTCGATACCGGCCTGGTAGATGAAGCCGGATTCAGCGGTGAGCTTGTTGCCGAAGTTGTAGAACAGGCCCGCCTCGGGCATGTGGTCCTTGTCGCTTTCGCTACCGCCTTCGAGTTTGAAGTCGTTATAGCTGCCGAGGATCCCGAAGGTGGAAATCGGGTCGGTCGACGGTGCCGCCAACGCCACGGTTGGCGTCGCCACCAGGGCCAGCCACGAGGCGTTCTTGAGGAATTTTCCGAATAGTTTGGACATCGTTTAAATCTCCATTTTTGAGCGGGCAAAGTATTCAGGAATCGGTTCGAACCTTGGCGCCAGCAAAAAGTTCGAACGAATTTGCACCAAAATGGAGAAAAAACGGTTCAGCGAAGGCTCTAGTTCAATACTCTTGAGGCGCCACTCTACCGCGCCTGGAGGCGAATTGTGATTTTGAATGAACCTTTACGCGCGCCAGCCTATCCATCTATAACAAGACAGGGAGGCAACATGAGTACCGCTAAAATCTACACCATCAACTATCAATTACACGGTAAACCCAAGTCTTTCGTCGTGCGCGCAGAGGTGATGAACAGCACCGAAGCCTGGCATTGGGCGGCTGTCGACGCCGACATCGCGCACGTCAGCCGCATCGGTCGCGTGGGGCATGAGCAGGTAAAAAAAACCACCCGGCCCTGGGCGGAAAAATACGGCATCACCGATGTGAGCTGGAACCCTCCAAAATAAACAAAGCCCTATAAACAAAGCCCCGCACATTGCGGGGCCTGGTTCACTTCTTCAAGTCGCCCAACGGATCGTAGGGCGGCTTTTTTTCCGCTTGCTTTTGCTTGTCCAGCGGCGCAATGGCCGGGCCAATGGGATCGACCTGCGGGTCAGCCACATCCGGCGAATCGGGATCGAATCCCAGTTCATCCTTGCCAGTGGCGTGTTCGTCGGAACGCGGGCCGTTCGGGGGATTGCTCATACAGACCTCCTTGCTTACAGCGGTCGGGCTTTGTCGTGGAGGTTTTCCAGGTCGTGTTCGGCCTGCTCCACGTCGTCGTTGGTCTGGCGCTCGGCCGGATCGTTAGGGCGCAGCGCATCGTTATCGCGCTCCTCTTCACCGGGCGTGCGATCGGGATCGGGCGTGCCAGGCGGCGGTTGCTTGTGTTCGGACATGATGGCTTACCTCATGATGGCTTCACGGATTTAGAGGAAACACCGTTGGCCATCGTTCAACTTGATTGCTTGAAGCATGAGAAGATGCCCGCCCGTGCTGGAGACCTGACCCGAATGTTCGAACTCAAAACCTGTGACCCCGCTCTCTATCGAAAACAAACCCGCCGCAGCACGCTGATTATCGCCGTGGTATTCCTGACCCTGGCCATGTTGCTGTCGAGCCTGGCGGTGATGCTGTTCGGTGAGCCTGGCGGGGACAACTTTCGCTTCAATGTCGGCGGTGTATTTGCCGGGGTGTTGATCACTGTCGGGTTGGTGCGCGGCCCTTTCTGGCGCCAGCCCTGGCTCGCACCGGCGGTCTACGGCTGGCAGCTCAAGCGCAGCCTGATGAGCGTGACCAATGTGATGCACAAGGTCAGCGAACAGGTGCAGGCCGGTGACCCGAACGCTATCAAAGTGTTGCGCTTCTACCACTTGGCGCTGACACAGATGCATGCCCTGGATGCCAACTCCAGCGCCCAGGCGCAACTGGTCGGTGAGGTCGAGGCACACAAGGCCAGGATGCAGGCGTTGGGGATTGATACCGACCAAACCCACCTCGATCCGGCTTGGCTGGAGAGCCTTGAAAACCGGTGAGCACTGCGTATGTGCCATTCACAAGCGCTAGACAGTTCGTTTATAGGGCAATAAACGCAGCCCACTGGCGACAGCACCGATCAGCGCGAACACGCAACCCAGCCACAATGCCGAGGCTGGACCACTGTCCACAAACAGATGGAAACACAAGGCGACCAATGATGCGCCCAGAGTCTGGCCCAGCAACCGCGAGATCGCCACGATGCCACTGGCCCCGCCGCTGCGCGCCAAGGGTGCGCTGGTCATCAGCGCCTTGAGGTTGGGCGACTGGAAAAAGCCGAAGCCGGCGCCACACAAGGCCATGCGCCAGCCGATATCGAAGGCCGAGGCATCATTGCTCAAAGTCGCCAGCGCGGCCATGCCAACGCTGAGCATCAACAAACCAATGCCGCACAGCAGACCCAGTGACACGCGGTCAGCCAGGCGCCCCGCCACCAGGGCCATGACCGCCACAACGGCCGGCCACGGTGTCATCAGAAAGCCAGTCTCCACCTGGCTGTGGCCCAGCGCCGACTGCAACAGGAACGGCAATGCAACAAACGCCAGGCCCTGGGCACTGAAGGCGCAGATGGCCGTCAGCGAGGACAACGCAAACACCGGGCGTTTGAACAGGTCCATCGCCAGCATCGGCGCCGGATGCCCAGCCTCGCGGCGCAGCAATAAAGCGCCAAACACCAGCGCCAGCGCGATGAGCCCCAGGGTCAGCGCGCCCCGTGCGCCA
This genomic stretch from Pseudomonas orientalis harbors:
- the nuoG gene encoding NADH-quinone oxidoreductase subunit NuoG, with amino-acid sequence MATIHVDGKALEVDGADNLLQACLSLGLDIPYFCWHPALGSVGACRQCAVKQYTDENDTRGRIVMSCMTPATDNTWISIDDEESKAFRASVVEWLMTNHPHDCPVCEEGGHCHLQDMTVMTGHNERRYRFTKRTHQNQDLGPFISHEMNRCIACYRCVRFYKDYAGGTDLGVFGAHDNVYFGRVEDGVLESEFSGNLTEVCPTGVFTDKTHSERYNRKWDMQFAPSICHGCSSGCNISPGERYGELRRIENRFNGSVNQYFLCDRGRFGYGYVNREDRPRQPLLADGAKLSVDAALDKAADLLRGRNIVGIGSPRASLESNFALRELVGAEHFYSGIEAGELERIRLVLQVLNDSPLPVPNMRDIEDHDAIFVLGEDLTQTAARIALSLRQSVKGKAEDMADAMRVQPWLDAAVKNIGQHALNPLFIASLAETKLDDIAEECVHAAPDDLARLGFAVAHALDASAPAVEGLDVEAVELAQRIADALLAAKRPLIIAGTSLGSKALIEAAANIAKALKLRDKNGSISLVVPEANSLGLAMLGGESVDAALQAVIDGNADAIVVLENDLYTRTAAAKVDAALNAAKVLIVTDHQKTATSERAHLVLPAATFAEGDGTLVSQEGRAQRFFQVFDPKYMDASILVHEGWRWLHALRATLLNQPIDWTQLDHVTAATAASAPQLARIVDAAPSAAFRIKGLKLAREPLRYSGRTAMRANISVHEPRTPQDNDTAFAFSMEGYSGSVEPRQQVPFAWSPGWNSPQAWNKFQDEVGGHIRAGDPGTRLIESTGDSLNWFAAVPRPFNPAQGTWQVVPFFHLFGSEETSSKAAPVQERIPAPYVALAKSEADRLGVNDGALLSLNVAGQTLRLPLRINEALGAGLVALPKGIAGIPAAIFGKTVDGLQEAAQ
- the nuoJ gene encoding NADH-quinone oxidoreductase subunit J is translated as MEFAFYFASGIAVVSTLRVITNTNPVHALLYLIISLIAVAMTFFALGAPFAGVLEVIAYAGAIMVLFVFVVMMLNLGPASVAQERVWLKPGIWLGPVVLAALLLGELLYVLFAHQSGQAIGHTTVDAKAVGVSLFGPYLLVVELASMLLLAAAITAFHLGRNEAKEQ
- the nuoI gene encoding NADH-quinone oxidoreductase subunit NuoI, encoding MFKYIGDIVKGTGTQLRSLVMVFGHGFRKRDTLQYPEEAVYLPPRYRGRIVLTRDPDGEERCVACNLCAVACPVGCISLQKAETEDGRWYPDFFRINFSRCIFCGLCEEACPTTAIQLTPDFEMAEFKRQDLVYEKEDLLISGPGKNPDYNFYRVAGMAVAGKPKGAAQNEAEPINVKSLLP
- the nuoH gene encoding NADH-quinone oxidoreductase subunit NuoH, whose protein sequence is MTWFTPEVIDVIISVVKAIVILLAVVVAGALLSFVERRLLGWWQDRYGPNRVGPFGMFQIAADMLKMFFKEDWTPPFADKVIFTLAPVVAMSALLIAFAIIPITPTWGVADLNIGLLFFFAMAGLSVYAVLFAGWSSNNKFALLGSLRASAQTVSYEVFMGLALMGIVVQVGSFNMRDIVEYQAQNLWFIIPQFFGFCTFFIAGVAVTHRHPFDQPEAEQELADGYHIEYAGMKWGMFFVGEYIGIILISALLVTLFFGGWHGPFGILPQLAFFWFFLKTAFFIMLFILLRASIPRPRYDQVMDFSWRFCLPLTLINLLVTAAVVLMNTPAAAVQ
- the nuoK gene encoding NADH-quinone oxidoreductase subunit NuoK, coding for MPAIPLEHGLAVAGILFCLGLVGLMVRRNILFVLMSLEIMMNAAALAFIVAGARWGQPDGQVMFILVISLAAAEASIGLAILLQLYRRFHTLDIDAASEMRG